The Mycobacterium seoulense genome has a window encoding:
- a CDS encoding spirocyclase AveC family protein: MATLDVEPQLSGMDRLKKAPRVRTSTPILVWATIGALFMVLAAYIAASWIFGGRATPTPLGKDEPTSGEIAFNIGAQVAALVAVGIALFFVIRRCIRERRVTFDLMLMIAYVMLVQWDPVLNYVVPTFSYTSLMINFGSWTTDVPGWVSPGANLMPEPTAAIGIGFMWSAALCMLGCGFLRKVVMRRWPETGKLGIILWSVGFMAVMDILIESVLCFGHNIAYFNTVGWLTLWQGTSHQFPIYEALVWGGLGWAPLMVLRFYLDDRGHSVVERGVDRLNVSYKTKVLLQILALGAVTNICYVSYNIVMIGISLQNDNDASAVYPSHLTNSLCGPQNKCTTPGTGMSIPTGGKPASPSDVPGNGRTWVDVYLGR, from the coding sequence GTGGCCACATTGGATGTCGAGCCGCAGCTCAGCGGCATGGACAGACTCAAGAAAGCGCCGCGGGTGCGGACGTCAACCCCCATCCTTGTGTGGGCGACGATCGGCGCTTTGTTCATGGTGCTTGCGGCATATATTGCGGCGAGTTGGATCTTCGGCGGTCGCGCCACACCCACCCCGCTCGGCAAGGACGAGCCGACGAGCGGCGAGATCGCGTTCAATATCGGCGCTCAGGTGGCAGCCCTCGTCGCCGTCGGCATCGCGCTCTTCTTCGTGATCCGCAGATGCATCAGGGAACGGCGCGTCACTTTCGATCTGATGCTCATGATCGCCTATGTGATGCTCGTCCAATGGGATCCGGTGCTCAACTACGTGGTGCCGACGTTCTCCTACACCTCATTGATGATCAACTTCGGCTCGTGGACGACCGACGTGCCGGGCTGGGTGTCGCCGGGGGCCAACCTGATGCCTGAGCCGACCGCCGCGATCGGCATCGGGTTCATGTGGAGTGCAGCGCTGTGCATGCTCGGGTGCGGATTCCTGCGCAAAGTCGTGATGAGGCGGTGGCCGGAGACCGGCAAGCTCGGCATCATCCTGTGGTCGGTCGGCTTCATGGCTGTCATGGACATCCTCATCGAGAGCGTTCTGTGCTTCGGTCACAACATCGCCTACTTCAACACCGTGGGTTGGCTGACGTTGTGGCAGGGGACATCTCATCAGTTCCCAATCTACGAAGCGCTCGTATGGGGAGGGCTCGGGTGGGCGCCCCTCATGGTGCTCCGGTTCTACCTGGACGACCGTGGTCACTCGGTCGTGGAGCGCGGCGTTGATCGCCTCAACGTGTCCTACAAGACGAAGGTCCTCCTGCAGATTCTCGCGCTGGGCGCGGTGACCAACATCTGCTACGTGAGCTACAACATCGTCATGATCGGCATCAGCCTGCAAAACGACAATGATGCCTCGGCGGTCTACCCGTCGCACCTGACCAACTCGCTGTGCGGCCCGCAGAACAAGTGCACCACTCCGGGGACCGGTATGTCGATACCTACGGGCGGCAAGCCGGCATCGCCGAGCGA